A single region of the Brachypodium distachyon strain Bd21 chromosome 3, Brachypodium_distachyon_v3.0, whole genome shotgun sequence genome encodes:
- the LOC100846519 gene encoding protein trichome birefringence-like 14 isoform X1, whose protein sequence is MSIALSCNELAGYCAVNKPGEKSKCPSESEPSPYPRPRSPTGKGAEQVRCIFRASMKGGSLDRLLASAPFLGCPLLLLVVLVAVFSVLDVSPVLTNFGITRLEEQPKISAQDKLCEQTTTPSSNASSLDADACADSRPPIPSPYLIDCNYGKGKWVADNKRPLYSGKECSRWLSLVWACRRMDRTDFSYESYRWQPNGCEIPDFSGQNFLKRMRHKTLAFVGDSLGRQQFQSMMCIATGGKHSPEVEDVSRKYGLVKAPNAFSPAGGSAYRFPSTNTTILFYWSATLSELQPLQNTTSSARTKKKTTTSYALHLDRPAEFLKQHLHSFDALVLNTGHHWSRQKFIRNHWELYDGGKPVIRKGKAAANFFTDARNAKLHNIARWLDAELLRRPGMKVFLRTMSPDHFVDGGWDTGGRCEDTAPLSGGSEVSGDRSGDLAAEHAVNGTRVKLLDVTAISRLRSEGHISNHSVGAQREKYDCLHWCLPGVPDLWNELLFAQI, encoded by the exons ATGAGCATAGCTTTAAGTTGCAACGAGCTAGCTGGTTATTGCGCAGTCAACAAGCCAGGCGAGAAATCCAAATGTCCCTCTGAGTCTGAGCCCTCTCCTTACCCGCGCCCGCGATCACCCACCGGAAAAGGCGCCGAACAGGTACGCTGCATCTTCCGGGCATCGATGAAAGGCGGGTCTCTGGACAGGCTTCTTGCTAGCGCGCCGTTCTTAGGAtgtcctctgcttcttctcgTTGTGCTGGTTGCTGTTTTCTCGGTGCTGGATGTGTCCCCCGTCCTCACGAACTTCGGCATAACAAGGTTGGAGGAGCAACCGAAAATTTCCGCACAGGACAAG CTGTGCGAACAAACTACCACGCCATCGAGCAATGCCTCTTCTCTTGACGCTGATGCATGCGCCGATAGCCGACCACCGATTCCATCACCG TACTTGATAGATTGTAACTACGGAAAGGGGAAGTGGGTAGCAGACAACAAGCGGCCACTCTACTCCGGCAAGGAGTGCAGTCGATGGCTGTCGCTGGTGTGGGCATGCCGCCGGATGGACCGGACCGACTTCTCCTACGAGAGTTACCGCTGGCAGCCAAATGGCTGCGAGATCCCCGACTTTTCTGGCCAAAACTTTCTGAAAAG GATGAGGCACAAGACTCTGGCTTTCGTGGGCGATTCGCTCGGCAGACAACAATTCCAGTCCATGATGTGCATAGCGACAGGTGGTAAGCACAGCCCAGAGGTCGAAGATGTTAGCCGGAAATACGGCCTTGTCAAAGCCCCGAACGCTTTCAGCCCAGCTGGTGGTTCCGCTTACCGATTCCCATCGACCAACACCACGATCCTTTTCTACTGGTCCGCGACCCTATCTGAGCTGCAGCCATTGCAAAACACCACGAGCTcggcgaggacgaagaagaagacgacgactaGCTACGCGTTGCATCTCGACCGGCCGGCAGAGTTCCTGAAGCAGCATCTCCACAGTTTCGACGCCCTGGTGCTCAACACCGGCCACCACTGGAGCAGGCAGAAATTCATCCGAAATCACTGGGAGCTCTACGACGGCGGGAAGCCCGTAATAAGGAAAGGCAAAGCCGCGGCGAACTTCTTCACCGACGCGAGGAACGCTAAGCTGCACAACATTGCCAGATGGCTGGATGCGGAGCTGCTACGTCGTCCTGGGATGAAGGTGTTCCTGAGGACGATGTCGCCGGACCATTTCGTGGACGGCGGCTGGGACACCGGAGGAAGGTGCGAGGACACCGCCCCGTTGTCCGGTGGGAGCGAGGTCTCGGGGGATCGCTCGGGTGATCTGGCTGCGGAGCACGCCGTGAATGGGACTCGGGTTAAGCTGCTGGATGTCACTGCTATCTCGCGGCTGCGGAGCGAGGGCCATATCTCGAACCATAGTGTCGGAGCTCAGAGGGAGAAGTACGATTGCTTGCACTGGTGCCTTCCTGGTGTACCGGATTTGTGGAATGAGCTGCTCTTTGCACAGATTTAA
- the LOC100846519 gene encoding protein trichome birefringence-like 14 isoform X2 translates to MSIALSCNELAGYCAVNKPGEKSKCPSESEPSPYPRPRSPTGKGAEQVRCIFRASMKGGSLDRLLASAPFLGCPLLLLVVLVAVFSVLDVSPVLTNFGITRLEEQPKISAQDKYLIDCNYGKGKWVADNKRPLYSGKECSRWLSLVWACRRMDRTDFSYESYRWQPNGCEIPDFSGQNFLKRMRHKTLAFVGDSLGRQQFQSMMCIATGGKHSPEVEDVSRKYGLVKAPNAFSPAGGSAYRFPSTNTTILFYWSATLSELQPLQNTTSSARTKKKTTTSYALHLDRPAEFLKQHLHSFDALVLNTGHHWSRQKFIRNHWELYDGGKPVIRKGKAAANFFTDARNAKLHNIARWLDAELLRRPGMKVFLRTMSPDHFVDGGWDTGGRCEDTAPLSGGSEVSGDRSGDLAAEHAVNGTRVKLLDVTAISRLRSEGHISNHSVGAQREKYDCLHWCLPGVPDLWNELLFAQI, encoded by the exons ATGAGCATAGCTTTAAGTTGCAACGAGCTAGCTGGTTATTGCGCAGTCAACAAGCCAGGCGAGAAATCCAAATGTCCCTCTGAGTCTGAGCCCTCTCCTTACCCGCGCCCGCGATCACCCACCGGAAAAGGCGCCGAACAGGTACGCTGCATCTTCCGGGCATCGATGAAAGGCGGGTCTCTGGACAGGCTTCTTGCTAGCGCGCCGTTCTTAGGAtgtcctctgcttcttctcgTTGTGCTGGTTGCTGTTTTCTCGGTGCTGGATGTGTCCCCCGTCCTCACGAACTTCGGCATAACAAGGTTGGAGGAGCAACCGAAAATTTCCGCACAGGACAAG TACTTGATAGATTGTAACTACGGAAAGGGGAAGTGGGTAGCAGACAACAAGCGGCCACTCTACTCCGGCAAGGAGTGCAGTCGATGGCTGTCGCTGGTGTGGGCATGCCGCCGGATGGACCGGACCGACTTCTCCTACGAGAGTTACCGCTGGCAGCCAAATGGCTGCGAGATCCCCGACTTTTCTGGCCAAAACTTTCTGAAAAG GATGAGGCACAAGACTCTGGCTTTCGTGGGCGATTCGCTCGGCAGACAACAATTCCAGTCCATGATGTGCATAGCGACAGGTGGTAAGCACAGCCCAGAGGTCGAAGATGTTAGCCGGAAATACGGCCTTGTCAAAGCCCCGAACGCTTTCAGCCCAGCTGGTGGTTCCGCTTACCGATTCCCATCGACCAACACCACGATCCTTTTCTACTGGTCCGCGACCCTATCTGAGCTGCAGCCATTGCAAAACACCACGAGCTcggcgaggacgaagaagaagacgacgactaGCTACGCGTTGCATCTCGACCGGCCGGCAGAGTTCCTGAAGCAGCATCTCCACAGTTTCGACGCCCTGGTGCTCAACACCGGCCACCACTGGAGCAGGCAGAAATTCATCCGAAATCACTGGGAGCTCTACGACGGCGGGAAGCCCGTAATAAGGAAAGGCAAAGCCGCGGCGAACTTCTTCACCGACGCGAGGAACGCTAAGCTGCACAACATTGCCAGATGGCTGGATGCGGAGCTGCTACGTCGTCCTGGGATGAAGGTGTTCCTGAGGACGATGTCGCCGGACCATTTCGTGGACGGCGGCTGGGACACCGGAGGAAGGTGCGAGGACACCGCCCCGTTGTCCGGTGGGAGCGAGGTCTCGGGGGATCGCTCGGGTGATCTGGCTGCGGAGCACGCCGTGAATGGGACTCGGGTTAAGCTGCTGGATGTCACTGCTATCTCGCGGCTGCGGAGCGAGGGCCATATCTCGAACCATAGTGTCGGAGCTCAGAGGGAGAAGTACGATTGCTTGCACTGGTGCCTTCCTGGTGTACCGGATTTGTGGAATGAGCTGCTCTTTGCACAGATTTAA
- the LOC100846519 gene encoding protein trichome birefringence-like 14 isoform X3, with translation MSSASSRCAGCCFLGAGCVPRPHELRHNKVGGATENFRTGQDCNYGKGKWVADNKRPLYSGKECSRWLSLVWACRRMDRTDFSYESYRWQPNGCEIPDFSGQNFLKRMRHKTLAFVGDSLGRQQFQSMMCIATGGKHSPEVEDVSRKYGLVKAPNAFSPAGGSAYRFPSTNTTILFYWSATLSELQPLQNTTSSARTKKKTTTSYALHLDRPAEFLKQHLHSFDALVLNTGHHWSRQKFIRNHWELYDGGKPVIRKGKAAANFFTDARNAKLHNIARWLDAELLRRPGMKVFLRTMSPDHFVDGGWDTGGRCEDTAPLSGGSEVSGDRSGDLAAEHAVNGTRVKLLDVTAISRLRSEGHISNHSVGAQREKYDCLHWCLPGVPDLWNELLFAQI, from the exons AtgtcctctgcttcttctcgTTGTGCTGGTTGCTGTTTTCTCGGTGCTGGATGTGTCCCCCGTCCTCACGAACTTCGGCATAACAAGGTTGGAGGAGCAACCGAAAATTTCCGCACAGGACAAG ATTGTAACTACGGAAAGGGGAAGTGGGTAGCAGACAACAAGCGGCCACTCTACTCCGGCAAGGAGTGCAGTCGATGGCTGTCGCTGGTGTGGGCATGCCGCCGGATGGACCGGACCGACTTCTCCTACGAGAGTTACCGCTGGCAGCCAAATGGCTGCGAGATCCCCGACTTTTCTGGCCAAAACTTTCTGAAAAG GATGAGGCACAAGACTCTGGCTTTCGTGGGCGATTCGCTCGGCAGACAACAATTCCAGTCCATGATGTGCATAGCGACAGGTGGTAAGCACAGCCCAGAGGTCGAAGATGTTAGCCGGAAATACGGCCTTGTCAAAGCCCCGAACGCTTTCAGCCCAGCTGGTGGTTCCGCTTACCGATTCCCATCGACCAACACCACGATCCTTTTCTACTGGTCCGCGACCCTATCTGAGCTGCAGCCATTGCAAAACACCACGAGCTcggcgaggacgaagaagaagacgacgactaGCTACGCGTTGCATCTCGACCGGCCGGCAGAGTTCCTGAAGCAGCATCTCCACAGTTTCGACGCCCTGGTGCTCAACACCGGCCACCACTGGAGCAGGCAGAAATTCATCCGAAATCACTGGGAGCTCTACGACGGCGGGAAGCCCGTAATAAGGAAAGGCAAAGCCGCGGCGAACTTCTTCACCGACGCGAGGAACGCTAAGCTGCACAACATTGCCAGATGGCTGGATGCGGAGCTGCTACGTCGTCCTGGGATGAAGGTGTTCCTGAGGACGATGTCGCCGGACCATTTCGTGGACGGCGGCTGGGACACCGGAGGAAGGTGCGAGGACACCGCCCCGTTGTCCGGTGGGAGCGAGGTCTCGGGGGATCGCTCGGGTGATCTGGCTGCGGAGCACGCCGTGAATGGGACTCGGGTTAAGCTGCTGGATGTCACTGCTATCTCGCGGCTGCGGAGCGAGGGCCATATCTCGAACCATAGTGTCGGAGCTCAGAGGGAGAAGTACGATTGCTTGCACTGGTGCCTTCCTGGTGTACCGGATTTGTGGAATGAGCTGCTCTTTGCACAGATTTAA